A region of Rhizorhabdus wittichii RW1 DNA encodes the following proteins:
- a CDS encoding putative adenylate/guanylate cyclase (TIGRFAM: PAS sensor protein~PFAM: adenylyl cyclase class-3/4/guanylyl cyclase; GAF domain protein; histidine kinase, HAMP region domain protein; PAS fold-4 domain protein; PAS fold domain protein) has product MTELKPIAGPGAGARAAPPPGARALFWRLVWLYQGGCTTAIVITMALVLFGLELDLRQWLILIGMTPVVVAIYNLSDVYLIVRHYRPIDAALRALDAGTQPPQPVIVAAVVRALNLPFYSFMRVTFLHGPIVTVMVCMALPFANWAFDAGYQGWQVLVFAATCLFFASPTHAIFEYFGVARALVPTIVRLSEQLDGGLPPEYQRQLVAIRLKSKLLYLTIFVAALPLIFFAASIIFKVQRMFVLQGIDPTPSMMMPLYVWITGVVCVCMLGSVMMALLTAHEVSRSASRLIDSMRQVERGDLDEVKLEVVSTDEYADIFRGFQHMLEALREEQLILEVSNDLAGELKLEILIARIMRTTTELLNAERSTLFVYDRKTDELFSLFAEGDLVREIRLPSNRGIAGAVFTSGVAETITDPYADPRFNPEVDRATGFVTRSILCQPIFDKHGGRIGVTQVLNKRDAAAFTAKDEARLRAFSAQIAVCLENARLFDDVLYMKNYNEAILKSTSNAVITFDEDRRIVTSNEAARRLMDAPDGLIGASARDAFTGSNDWIAERLERTDRDREAYLAVDAELIGRDGKAASINLTAAPLVDANDAVIGSMLVMEDITSEKRVRSTMARYMSKEVADQLLEAGESELTGKDQTVSILFSDVRGFTTIAEKIGARETVTMLNSYFTEMVDVIFAHKGILDKYIGDAIMALFGAPFAGPNDADNAVATANQMLVELAALNAKRSAMGEKPIDIGLGISTGDVIVGNIGSIKRMEYTVIGDSVNLASRLEGANKAYGSKILFSEFTHARLADPRLVREIDLIRVKGKDFPVGVHESLGYRAAEIDRGLGAMLEHYAAGFAAYRAMAWDDAEQAFLAALRAMPGDGPSAMYVERCRAFAKTPPPADWDGVWTLTSK; this is encoded by the coding sequence ATGACCGAGCTCAAGCCGATCGCCGGCCCCGGCGCGGGGGCCCGCGCCGCGCCGCCGCCGGGCGCCCGCGCGCTGTTCTGGCGGCTGGTCTGGCTCTACCAGGGCGGCTGCACCACCGCGATCGTCATCACCATGGCGCTGGTGCTGTTCGGGCTCGAGCTCGACCTGCGCCAATGGCTGATCCTGATCGGCATGACGCCGGTCGTCGTCGCCATCTACAACCTGTCCGACGTCTATCTGATCGTCCGCCACTATCGCCCGATCGACGCGGCGCTGCGCGCGCTCGACGCGGGCACGCAGCCGCCGCAGCCGGTGATCGTGGCGGCGGTGGTCCGCGCGCTCAACCTGCCCTTCTACTCGTTCATGCGCGTCACCTTCCTGCACGGTCCGATCGTCACGGTGATGGTGTGCATGGCGCTGCCCTTCGCCAACTGGGCGTTCGACGCCGGCTATCAGGGCTGGCAGGTGCTGGTGTTCGCCGCGACCTGCCTGTTCTTCGCCTCCCCGACCCATGCGATCTTCGAATATTTCGGGGTGGCCCGCGCGCTGGTGCCGACGATCGTGCGGCTGTCGGAGCAGCTCGACGGCGGCCTGCCGCCCGAATATCAGCGGCAGCTCGTCGCGATCCGGCTCAAGAGCAAGCTGCTCTACCTGACGATCTTCGTCGCCGCGCTGCCGCTGATCTTCTTCGCCGCCTCGATCATCTTCAAGGTGCAGCGGATGTTCGTCCTGCAAGGGATCGACCCGACGCCGTCGATGATGATGCCGCTCTATGTCTGGATCACCGGCGTGGTCTGCGTCTGCATGCTCGGATCGGTGATGATGGCGCTGCTGACCGCGCACGAGGTGTCGCGATCGGCGAGCCGGCTGATCGACAGCATGCGCCAGGTCGAGCGCGGCGACCTCGACGAGGTGAAGCTGGAGGTCGTCTCCACCGACGAATATGCCGACATCTTCCGCGGCTTCCAGCACATGCTGGAGGCGCTGCGCGAGGAGCAGCTGATCCTCGAGGTCAGCAACGACCTGGCGGGCGAGCTGAAGCTGGAGATATTGATCGCGCGGATCATGCGGACGACGACCGAGCTGCTCAACGCCGAGCGGTCGACGCTGTTCGTCTACGACCGCAAGACCGACGAGCTGTTCTCGCTGTTCGCCGAGGGCGACCTGGTCCGCGAGATCCGCCTGCCGTCGAACCGCGGCATCGCCGGCGCGGTGTTCACCAGCGGCGTCGCCGAGACGATCACCGATCCCTATGCCGACCCGCGCTTCAACCCGGAGGTCGACCGCGCGACCGGCTTCGTCACCCGATCGATCCTGTGCCAGCCGATCTTCGACAAGCATGGCGGCCGGATCGGCGTGACCCAGGTGCTCAACAAGCGCGACGCGGCGGCCTTCACCGCCAAGGACGAGGCGCGGCTGCGCGCCTTCTCCGCGCAGATCGCGGTGTGCCTGGAGAATGCGCGGCTGTTCGACGACGTGCTCTACATGAAGAACTATAACGAGGCGATCCTCAAGAGCACCTCCAACGCCGTGATCACCTTCGACGAGGACCGGCGGATCGTCACCAGCAACGAGGCGGCCCGCCGGCTGATGGACGCGCCCGACGGGCTGATCGGCGCCAGCGCGCGCGACGCCTTCACCGGCAGCAACGACTGGATCGCCGAGCGGCTGGAACGCACCGACCGCGACCGGGAGGCCTATCTGGCGGTCGATGCCGAGCTGATCGGCCGCGACGGCAAGGCCGCCTCGATCAACCTCACCGCCGCGCCGCTGGTCGACGCCAACGACGCGGTGATCGGGTCGATGCTGGTGATGGAGGACATCACCAGCGAGAAGCGCGTCCGGTCGACCATGGCGCGCTACATGTCGAAGGAGGTCGCCGACCAGCTATTGGAGGCCGGCGAGAGCGAGCTGACCGGCAAGGACCAGACCGTGTCGATCCTGTTCTCCGACGTGCGCGGCTTCACGACGATCGCCGAGAAGATCGGCGCGCGCGAGACGGTGACGATGCTCAACAGCTATTTCACCGAGATGGTCGACGTGATCTTCGCCCATAAGGGCATCCTCGACAAATATATCGGCGACGCGATCATGGCGCTGTTCGGCGCGCCCTTCGCCGGACCCAACGACGCCGACAACGCGGTGGCGACGGCGAACCAGATGCTGGTCGAACTCGCCGCGCTCAACGCGAAGCGCTCGGCGATGGGAGAAAAGCCGATCGACATCGGGCTGGGCATCAGCACCGGCGACGTGATCGTCGGCAATATCGGCTCGATCAAGCGCATGGAATATACGGTGATCGGCGACAGCGTGAACCTCGCCTCCCGGCTCGAAGGCGCCAACAAGGCCTATGGCTCGAAGATCCTCTTCTCCGAATTCACCCATGCCCGGCTCGCCGATCCCAGGCTGGTGCGCGAGATCGACCTGATCCGGGTGAAGGGCAAGGACTTCCCGGTCGGCGTCCATGAATCGCTCGGCTATCGCGCGGCGGAGATCGACCGCGGGCTCGGCGCGATGCTGGAGCATTATGCGGCGGGCTTCGCCGCCTATCGCGCCATGGCCTGGGACGACGCCGAGCAGGCCTTCCTCGCCGCGCTCCGGGCGATGCCGGGCGACGGCCCCTCGGCCATGTATGTCGAGCGTTGCCGCGCCTTCGCCAAGACGCCCCCGCCCGCCGACTGGGACGGGGTCTGGACGCTCACCTCCAAATAG